A single genomic interval of Sebastes umbrosus isolate fSebUmb1 chromosome 11, fSebUmb1.pri, whole genome shotgun sequence harbors:
- the nes gene encoding nestin — protein MELHSLHKTFHHGHLGEEKHQMLNLNRRLETYLGRVKVLEEENAQLAKEIQALRRSNHGASTQRMGLKEELLQARLEVDAAWRDRVHTEMEVCRVAEELQALDLQRQREAQAQMEAKRKMEQSRKELEEEQRAQIWLREKVSQLEDEMRYLIQTHQEDVAHLEATLTHSRATMPPTLAQRGNQTPNLLQLGQEYSQSATRAWQETAETYQGQLDQLEESLNQARNRLTQVGQEKSESQLKLRALEKELASAHNVRLHLEKTAAQQGDGYSQEIQQLQEHWEGLQAEKEELGQEIDHLVLENRGLLQQKKSLGQEVATYRALLDRESFKGNISLSNQPRNIYKTDAVFSPRGVQKNYQTQLSASHKTTSLSSLRGMTGRGPTAINATPIWSRKPVTLNETPKISAKPAYEEKSATWETPYPKILQDGAVENFRPQEVHEKVTFAEPLSPPNEREAETTSGDKEGEEDRNNSGVEPPEERPVISYQVESGLSSEPHVNEEVSQNQFMTPNLTPYHVRMTEESCRFSDESDKDVPYEIPAEKEDMQERHAAIDAWMEKEFIGKVVEHVQEEMSDSETEAVIEANFDSRTSSPVSVCEPEESLFNKVTDFSRDENILKEDAAEMRQEISCSIVGTTEMDVEDKLYPDGEEMDTWDSVIERKVDLKTDEGIKKEEKRQHAEPEDDISAREKEHEKREIRSDFATDVQQDHNMASSMMDKQVDDDGQQVDQEHALSPDNEEDDEEEDSQNVSVSWRTELESDSYAQDNTLADTRPLIRYKSDETDANTQASHVDESESSEGEQEKKIGEMGLLSEGKSKRFGTMEDLCEEVEGEALDEDYDLGYTHIEDRGVGHGMTVSEQATLVNAEEIIRKVSEGHSHEETEELTKPTVHTQVCYDEELETDRLVEQELENLATDSYSAHFAQQQVSESEEMLHLEMSKAGMSSCAEPEERVYHQLASSTTTIDQPYENQYSSDLSVVMPEADTLVDEKVQHKDQEVIDAPETMEEEDEHNVSMVTHSDVTEDRSGVTDFISGPDMEEISTSEDPNSVLQVTADQENLQDVAAPTEVKEVVEASSVSQEHLIEDVADHQEFPGAPETAEWEVLENPSEDFEIQDKNEDYEKCDNVPESAESHLHDARGSDEGVMTPKEEPLEISPDSAPDENEIFVVKDSTELLNTNGKDNSLHGFFSSGLKSDFWASSLETGATYQPDDACNEAAEQTNQNLGFADNLVWGNSENVVNWNSRVDIDSSKAAKKEQEQMHSEVKQVLCRNVVEGELVHSDESDAEGGSWSSGEETV, from the exons ATGGAGCTCCACAGTCTGCATAAAACCTTCCACCACGGCCACTTGGGTGAGGAGAAGCACCAGATGCTGAACCTGAACCGACGCCTGGAGACCTACCTGGGCCGGGTCAAAGtcctggaggaggagaacgcgcagcttgcaaaagagattcaaGCCCTGAGACGCAGCAATCATGGAGCCTCGACGCAAAGGATGGGACTGAAGGAAGAGTTGCTGCAGGCGAGACTGGAGGTGGATGCAGCCTGGAGGGACAGGGTCCACACAGAGATGGAGGTCTGCAGGGTGGCTGAGGAACTCCAAGCCCTGGACCTGCAGAGGCAGAGGGAGGCTCAGGCCCAGATGGAGGCCAAGAGGAAGATGGAGCAAAGCaggaaggagctggaggaggaacagAGGGCGCAGATCTGGCTGAGGGAGAAAGTCAGTCAGCTGGAGGATGAGATGAGATACCTCATTCAAACCCATCAGGAGGATGTAGCCCACTTGGAGGCCACATTGACCCATTCCAGAGCCACAATGCCACCCACATTGGCTCAAAGGGGCAATCAGACACCAAATCTCCTACAGCTGGGGCAGGAATACTCACAGAGTGCCACCAGGGCATGGCAGGAGACAGCAGAAACCTACCAAGGGCAGTTAGATCAGCTAGAGGAGTCGCTTAACCAGGCCAGGAACCGTTTAACCCAAGTGGGTCAGGAGAAGAGCGAGAGCCAGCTGAAGCTCCGAGCCCTGGAGAAGGAGCTCGCCTCAGCTCACAACGTCAGGCTGCATCTGGAGAAGACCGCAGCCCAACAAGGAGATGGATACAGCCAGGAAATCCAGCAACTCCAG GAGCACTGGGAAGGCCTGCAGGCGGAGAAAGAGGAGCTGGGCCAGGAGATCGACCATCTTGTTCTGGAGAACCGAGGCCTGCTGCAGCAGAAGAAGTCTCTGGGCCAGGAGGTAGCAACGTACAG AGCTTTGCTGGACAGAGAAAGCTTCAAGGGAAACATCTCTTTGTCAAATCAGCCAAgaaacatttacaaaacag ATGCAGTTTTCAGTCCTCGGGGGGTTCAAAAGAATTACCAGACCCAGCTGTCCGCTAGCCACAAGACCACTTCCCTCTCATCTCTCCGTGGCATGACAGGAAGAGGGCCAACAGCGATTAATGCAACACCAATCTGGAGTAGAAAACCTGTAACCCTCAATGAAACCCCAAAGATTTCTGCCAAACCCGCATATGAAGAAAAGTCAGCAACATGGGAAACCCCTTATCCTAAAATACTGCAGGACGGAGCCGTTGAAAATTTCAGACCACAGGAGGTTCATGAGAAAGTCACCTTTGCGGAGCCTTTATCACCTCCCAATGAGCGAGAGGCTGAGACAACATCAGGGGACAAAGAAGGTGAAGAGGACCGGAACAATTCTGGTGTTGAACCTCCCGAGGAAAGACCAGTCATCAGTTATCAGGTTGAGTCTGGCCTCAGCAGTGAGCCACACGTCAACGAGGAAGTTAGTCAGAACCAGTTTATGACACCCAACCTTACACCATACCACGTCAGAATGACAGAGGAGTCCTGTCGTTTTTCAGATGAATCCGATAAGGATGTGCCTTATGAAATACCCGCAGAAAAAGAAGATATGCAAGAGCGGCATGCTGCAATCGATGCATGGATGGAAAAAGAGTTCATAGGCAAAGTAGTAGAGCATGTGCAAGAGGAAATGTCAGATTCTGAAACTGAGGCGGTGATTGAAGCAAACTTTGATTCCAGGACGAGTAGTCCAGTGTCTGTATGTGAGCCTGAAGAAAGCTTGTTCAACAAAGTGACAGACTTCAGCCGAGATGAAAACATCCTGAAGGAGGATGCAGCTGAAATGAGGCAAGAAATTAGCTGTTCTATAGTAGGAACCACTGAGATGGATGTTGAGGATAAGTTGTACCCTGATGGAGAAGAGATGGATACTTGGGATAGTGTTATAGAAAGGAAGGTTGATCTGAAGACAGATGAAGGcataaaaaaggaagaaaaaagacaacatgCTGAACCAGAGGATGATATATCAGCAAGAGAAAAAGAGcatgaaaagagagaaattaGGTCTGACTTTGCGACAGATGTGCAGCAAGACCACAACATGGCTTCTTCAATGATGGACAAGCAAGTAGATGATGATGGACAGCAGGTAGACCAAGAGCATGCACTGTCTCCTGACAATGAAGAAgacgatgaagaggaggattCTCAAAATGTCTCTGTGTCATGGCGGACCGAGCTGGAGAGTGACAGCTACGCTCAGGACAACACTCTCGCTGACACTCGTCCTCTGATTCGATACAAGAGCGACGAGACCGACGCCAACACCCAGGCGTCACACGTGGATGAGAGCGAGTCTAGTGAAGGTGAACAGGAAAAGAAGATCGGAGAGATGGGACTGTTGAGCGAAGGCAAGTCAAAGAGATTTGGAACTATGGAAGATCTGTGTGAAGAAGTCGAAGGGGAAGCGTTGGATGAAGACTATGATCTGGGATATACTCACATTGAGGACAGGGGTGTTGGCCATGGTATGACTGTAAGTGAGCAGGCTACGCTGGTGAATGCAGAAGAAATTATCAGAAAAGTCAGTGAGGGACATTCACATGAAGAAACTGAAGAACTTACCAAACCCACGGTACACACACAGGTGTGCTACGACGAGGAGTTGGAGACAGACCGACTTGTGGAACAGGAATTAGAAAACCTAGCCACAGACAGCTACAGTGCTCACTTTGCACAGCAGCAGGTCAGTGAGAGTGAGGAGATGCTGCATCTGGAAATGTCAAAGGCTGGAATGTCTTCCTGTGCAGAGCCTGAAGAGAGAGTATACCACCAACTTGCATCTTCCACTACAACTATAGATCAACCTTACGAGAACCAATATTCAAGTGATTTGTCAGTGGTAATGCCTGAAGCAGACACTCTGGTGGATGAGAAGGTCCAGCACAAAGATCAGGAGGTGATAGACGCTCCAGAGACaatggaggaagaggatgaacaCAATGTGTCCATGGTGACACATTCTGATGTAACAGAAGATCGCTCTGGCGTTACTGACTTCATCAGCGGGCCTGATATGGAGGAAATCAGCACCTCAGAGGATCCGAACTCTGTGTTGCAGGTAACAGCAGATCAGGAAAACCTGCAGGATGTGGCTGCCCCCACAGAGGTGAAAGAGGTTGTGGAAGCATCCAGTGTATCTCAAGAACATCTAATTGAGGATGTTGCAGACCATCAGGAGTTTCCAGGAGCTCCGGAAACAGCTGAATGGGAAGTCCTAGAGAACCCCAGTGAGGACTTTGAAATCCAAGATAAGAATGAAGattatgaaaaatgtgataATGTGCCTGAATCAGCTGAAAGTCATCTCCACGACGCCAGAGGCTCTGATGAGGGCGTTATGACACCTAAAGAGGAGCCCCTTGAGATTTCCCCCGACAGTGCACCTGATGAAAATGAGATCTTTGTGGTGAAGGACTCAACAGAACTATTGAACACAAACGGCAAAGACAACAGCCTCCATGGTTTCTTTAGCTCTGGCTTAAAGAGTGACTTCTGGGCGTCCTCCTTGGAGACCGGTGCCACCTATCAACCAGACGATGCCTGTAACGAAGCAGCCGAGCAAACCAATCAGAATCTAGGGTTTGCCGACAATTTGGTTTGGGGGAATTCGGAAAATGTGGTTAACTGGAACTCCAGGGTGGATATTGACTCATCTAAAGCCGCTAAGAAAGAGCAGGAGCAGATGCATTCGGAGGTGAAGCAGGTGTTGTGTAGAAATGTTGTTGAGGGGGAGTTGGTCCATTCTGATGAGTCAGACGCTGAGGGTGGATCCTGGTCATCTGGGGAGGAAACGGTATAA
- the LOC119496720 gene encoding C-type lectin domain family 12 member B-like — translation MSEEEVNYASVVFKNKKHPPPEAIKEEEIVYDEVKVRGETPKQTSDSNAGLLPDKKANKRRRHYQQLACCLGILCVILLLGIIALCVLHQSKTTSLTAENQKLSTRNQELETQKNNLTAQIRDMETNWNELNVSRAQWSIDAYCPKTNNDRECKVCQDGWKYNDTTKPSCYAINNAAHPNRRTWEEAREDCRGKNSNFTVIHDEKEKKVINAYSWGSKGTNGYWIGLRVEDGKWKWIDGSDLTVNYWAQPPPTPPPFGHCAISFEKEGWKSVRCDVRQQWICEKNALSL, via the exons ATGTCGGAGGAGGAGGTTAACTACGCTTCGGTTgtattcaaaaataaaaaacatcctcCACCTGAAG CTATAAAAGAGGAGGAAATTGTGTACGATGAAGTGAAGGTGCGAGGCGAAACACCCAAACAAACTTCTGATTCAAACG caggattattGCCAgacaagaaagcaaacaaaagaCGTCGCCACTATCAGCAGTTGGCTTGTTGTTTGGGGATTCTTTGTGTCATTTTGCTGTTGGGCATCATAGCACTCTGTGTACTGCACC AAAGCAAGACCACAAGCCTGACTGCAGAAAACCAGAAGCTGAGCACAAGAAACCAGGAGCTGGAGACACAGAAGAACAACTTAACAGCACAAATACGAGACATGGAGACTAACTGGAATGAGCTCAACGTCAGTCGAGCTCAGTGGAGCATTGATGCCTACTGCCCCAAAACAAATAATG acagagagtgtaAAGTTTGTCAGGATGGCTGGAAATACAACGACACCACCAAGCCCAGCTGCTATGCGATTAATAACGCTGCTCATCCTAATCGGAGAACCTGGGAAGAAGCTCGAGAAGACTGCAGAGGAAAGAATTCAAATTTCACTGTTATACATGATGAAAAGGAGAAG AAAGTAATCAATGCTTACAGCTGGGGAAGTAAAGGAACCAATGGATACTGGATTGGCCTGAGAGTTGAAGATGGGAAATGGAAGTGGATCGATGGAAGTGATCTGACTGTAAA CTACTGGGCACAACCTCCACCTACTCCTCCTCCCTTCGGCCACTGCGCAATTTCTTTCGAGAAGGAAGGATGGAAATCAGTGAGATGTGATGTCAGACAACAATGGATCTGCGAAAAGAATGCTTTATCTCTTTAA